ACTGGAAGCCGCCGGGACGAATATCCTGTCCTGCGGGACCTGCATCAATTACTTCGAGCTGCAGGGCAAACTGGCCGTCGGCAGCGTAGCCGACATGTATGGAATAACGGAAAAGATGGCCGGGGCGAGTAATACCATCAGCATCTGACCGCACGGGGAGATCTTCTCCCAGCCCGGACAGCACCCTGCAAAGAGGGTGGGCGGCCCCTGGGGCTCGCCCACCCTGTCGGCGTTGCTAGGAAACCGGGCCGTGCCTCTAGACCCGGGTGGACTCGCCGCTCCTTCTGGCCCTTGCCACCTCCAGAAGGTAGGTGTCGGGTATATCCTCGTGATCCGGGTGGAAGCAGTTTTTCGCCCCCGCCTCGTCCGGGTCGTCGCCGAATATGACCCGCCTGTTTTTCGCGGCCTGGGCCAGGATGCGCCTTGCCGACTGCTGGGGGGTCTGGGCGGTCGGCGGCGGGGCCATATCGCCCCAGATAGCCGTGGCCGTCGTGCCGGGCGTGGCGGCGTTGAACTTGATGTTATCGTCCCAGTACTCGTAGCGCAGGGAAAGGGTCAGGCCGTTCAGGGCCGCCTTGGTGGCCGCGTACATCGACTGGTAAGCCATGGGGTAGAAGGCTATGCCCGAGATCACGTTGATCACTTGCCCGCCTCCGTTCTTCTGCATTATGGGAATAACCTCGCGGCAACCGTACAGCGCCCCGTAGAAGTTGAGGGCGAAGGCCTTTTCCCAGTCCTTGTTGGTCTG
Above is a window of Thermovirga sp. DNA encoding:
- a CDS encoding SDR family oxidoreductase, translated to GAASGIGLALIEELLAYGAEKVVLADFNAVNLKKHTDRLSAEYPGRVKGILCDVTKENEVVDMIAEAAEFFGGRIDLLINNAGAGVMGMFTESYPPIPEKDRHGMIVQTNKDWEKAFALNFYGALYGCREVIPIMQKNGGGQVINVISGIAFYPMAYQSMYAATKAALNGLTLSLRYEYWDDNIKFNAATPGTTATAIWGDMAPPPTAQTPQQSARRILAQAAKNRRVIFGDDPDEAGAKNCFHPDHEDIPDTYLLEVARARRSGESTRV